The following are encoded in a window of Trichomycterus rosablanca isolate fTriRos1 chromosome 13, fTriRos1.hap1, whole genome shotgun sequence genomic DNA:
- the rps6kl1 gene encoding ribosomal protein S6 kinase-like 1 has protein sequence MDKGDYLVDAAKQIRMALDREVNEDYEAAFSYYKNGVDLLLNGVQVDPNKERREAVKRKTTQYLKRAEEIFNSHLQNNFSKNNMEPGGYSSLRFRSIRHLSSPVEDLEMCKVVGIIDKVLTVQNLISKETFVIKSLPKSSWENRGRPTIIPQGVPFMVKLLRYYVSEDSVFLHLEHVQGGKLFSKLHRIRSDPAREYPECFSPNQHKIQLKNSYTSPILHQLNGGSTHRPSAVPKQEILESPDPDLLTWNETQHQLESCGTHSYCEETGCLQNSRSDKDQVWQKPSSNPCAIRTDSVSCLNGQHDRFISQDSFPLPVHPCVIVDTRDPLSVTNDLLGNDVHIERIDSSLDFDKAWTAHKPAQEHVHLPDTGSNSDILGINNAAQITLSSLFGDATQPTLCSTVNVLPQKVRIVPNASCLPSQGQKQEGNTHSTHGRTNHCSETLVHTERCHLVANLSSGNPQPGTLKPLVQHKPQRPAHFLFDFTSNTNEDGVNRDLVEDGTNNWEHFSPTYKDEASDAFFTHSSLSTINPSHWHNNSKEPEEEPLIEVDGWCHLPKIRTKSYSVKQQRSRWGLPEAEVQMWGAQILLALESLHEQGIVCRDLNPRNILLNSSGKVCLTYFGQWTEVQSEINPTAMEQMYCAPEIGGVSKITESCDWWSLGALLFELLTGMPLWQCHPTGVHPHTQLLIPDHLSTAAASLLTELLQYDAGYRLGSGGGGVSDIKCHPFFNSVPWHQLSS, from the exons TGGATCCTAACAAGGAGAGGCGAGAGGCTGTGAAGCGGAAAACCACTCAATATCTGAAGAGAGCAGAAGAGATCTTCAACTCTCATCTACAGAACAATTTTAGCAAAAACAACATGGAGCCAGGG GGTTACAGTAGTCTGAGATTCAGGTCTATTAGACATCTCAGCTCACCGGTGGAGGATCTGGAGATGTGTAAAGTTGTAGGCATCATTGATAAG GTTCTGACTGTCCAAAACCTCATTAGCAAGGAGACGTTTGTGATTAAG AGCCTGCCTAAGTCAAGCTGGGAAAATCGAGGACGTCCCACCATCATCCCTCAAGGAGTTCCGTTCATGGTAAAGTTACTGAGGTACTACGTTAGCGAGGACTCAGTGTTCCTGCATTTGGAACATGTTCAAG GTGGTAAACTCTTCTCCAAACTGCACCGGATCAGAAGTGACCCAGCCAGAGAATACCCTGAATGCTTTAGCCCCAACCAGCACAAGATCCAGCTCAAAAACAGCTACACATCTCCTATTCTACACCAGCTAAATGGTGGGAGCACACACAGACCTTCTGCAGTTCCTAAACAAGAGATTTTGGAAAGTCCAGACCCAGACTTATTGACTTGGAATGAAACTCAGCATCAGCTTGAGAGCTGTGGCACACACTCGTACTGTGAGGAAACAGGATGCCTGCAGAACTCCAGATCGGATAAGGATCAGGTCTGGCAAAAGCCCTCCTCAAACCCTTGTGCAATAAGGACAGATTCTGTTTCCTGTCTTAATGGTCAGCACGATCGTTTCATATCTCAGGACAGTTTTCCTCTTCCAGTTCATCCGTGTGTAATTGTGGATACTCGAGATCCACTCAGTGTTACTAACGACCTTTTAGGGAATGACGTTCATATCGAGCGGATCGACTCCAGCTTAGATTTTGATAAAGCTTGGACTGCTCATAAGCCGGCTCAGGAACACGTACATTTGCCAGATACAGGGTCAAATTCGGATATTCTGGGTATCAATAATGCAGCTCAGATCACGCTGAGTTCTTTATTTGGTGATGCCACTCAGCCAACACTCTGTAGCACTGTCAACGTCCTTCCACAGAAAGTTCGTATAGTTCCCAACGCCTCATGTTTACCCTCACAGGGACAAAAGCAAGAGGGTAATACTCATAGTACTCACGGAAGAACAAACCATTGCTCAGAAACTCTCGTCCACACAGAGAGGTGCCACCTTGTGGCTAACCTAAGCTCAGGAAATCCTCAACCAGGCACACTAAAGCCTCTAGTGCAACACAAACCACAAAGACctgcacattttttatttgactttacATCCAATACAAATGAGGATGGTGTGAACAGAGACTTGGTTGAGGATGGAACAAATAACTGGGAACACTTTAGCCCTACTTACAAAGATGAAGCAAGCGATGCATTCTTCACCCACTCTTCCCTCAGCACTATCAACCCGTCTCATTGGCACAATAATTCTAAAGAACCAGAGGAGGAGCCACTTATAGAGGTTGATGGCTGGTGCCACTTGCCTAAGATTAGGACTAAGAGCTACAGTGTTAAGCAACAACGCAGTCGATGGGGTCTTCCAGAGGCAGAGGTGCAAATGTGGGGTGCTCAAATCCTGCTAGCTCTCGAGAGCCTTCATGAGCAAGGCATTGTGTGCCGCGATTTGAACCCTAGGAATATCTTGCTCAACAGCAGTG GAAAGGTGTGTCTGACATACTTTGGCCAGTGGACAGAGGTTCAGTCTGAAATTAACCCTACAGCTATGGAACAGATGTACTGTGCACCAG AGATTGGAGGTGTATCCAAAATCACTGAATCCTGTGACTGGTGGAGTCTTGGAGCTTTACTGTTTGAACTCCTGACTGGAATG ccTCTGTGGCAGTGTCATCCTACAGGAGTGcatccacacacacagcttCTCATTCCAGACCATCTGAGCACTGCAGCTGCCTCCCTACTCACAGAG CTTCTTCAGTATGATGCTGGCTATCGACTGGGCTCTGGAGGAGGCGGTGTGAGTGATATTAAGTGCCACCCTTTCTTTAACTCTGTTCCTTGGCACCAGCTGAGCAGTTAA